A region from the Sulfurospirillum tamanense genome encodes:
- a CDS encoding diguanylate cyclase domain-containing protein — MKLSGNLKPSRMQRNTVSLREKFLGLLTAIIIVFFVRASYANDLENAYAQYTQKVEYYRQVRNKIASIDQEIRALQEGFFYEQGFFVSEETSGSLVGKLHELSLEIAIRSPDAHSLMEFVLKRLPQSINEGLDALQVKKIAAISQYLEQSIVKNESASLKSTQDELEEKKRFFKIFLWISSLVLVLLAILMFMSMYRPISALLKMCRVELDSPSNELGKISSHVEQMADQAKTLENQIFLQSEEMNKRLFYNDLTGLPNRNKLLHDLESDGFLETIVLLNIDEFHFINDSYGDMFGDYVLKALALRIAQSVKDSCVIYKLHADEFAIG, encoded by the coding sequence ATGAAACTCTCGGGAAATTTAAAACCTAGTCGAATGCAAAGGAATACGGTGTCGTTAAGGGAAAAATTTTTAGGGTTGCTTACGGCAATAATAATTGTCTTTTTTGTTAGGGCGAGCTATGCAAACGACCTAGAAAATGCCTATGCACAATATACGCAAAAGGTTGAGTACTATAGGCAGGTACGAAATAAAATCGCCTCTATTGATCAAGAAATACGCGCATTGCAAGAAGGTTTTTTTTATGAACAGGGGTTTTTTGTTTCGGAAGAAACCTCTGGCTCACTGGTAGGTAAATTGCATGAACTTTCTTTGGAGATAGCCATAAGAAGCCCTGATGCGCACTCTTTAATGGAGTTTGTATTGAAGAGGTTGCCGCAAAGCATCAACGAAGGGCTTGATGCTTTGCAAGTTAAAAAAATAGCTGCTATTAGCCAGTATTTGGAACAGAGCATTGTAAAAAACGAAAGTGCTTCTTTGAAATCAACACAAGATGAGCTTGAGGAGAAAAAAAGGTTTTTTAAAATTTTTCTTTGGATAAGCTCTTTGGTCTTGGTGCTTTTGGCTATTCTTATGTTCATGTCAATGTATAGGCCAATCAGTGCTTTGCTAAAGATGTGTAGGGTCGAACTTGATTCGCCTAGTAATGAGTTGGGAAAAATATCTTCTCATGTTGAGCAGATGGCAGATCAGGCAAAAACACTGGAAAATCAAATTTTTCTGCAATCGGAAGAGATGAATAAGCGTTTGTTTTATAACGATTTGACGGGGTTGCCAAACCGCAATAAGTTACTACATGATTTGGAAAGCGATGGTTTTTTGGAAACAATAGTGCTTTTAAACATCGATGAATTTCATTTTATTAATGATAGTTACGGTGACATGTTTGGGGATTATGTTTTAAAGGCCCTTGCTTTAAGAATAGCACAATCTGTAAAAGATTCTTGTGTAATTTACAAGCTTCATGCAGATGAGTTTGCCATAGGG